The Gammaproteobacteria bacterium genomic interval GGGCAGCTCGCGGTTACCAGCAATCAGGAAGCGTTGGCCATGGCGCGACAGGATGCTGCGAATGTGGTTCCGGCCGAAACAGCGAGCAGCAAGGATCAGTCGTCAGCGGTTGTCGAAAAGCAACAACTCGAGGCGACAGTTGCTAGCAAATTGGAACAGGCTCGCCGTGAGCAAGAAGCGGCACTGAAGGCCGAGGCATTGCGCAAGGCTCAAGAAGAGAAAGCGGCTCAGGCCAAGCGCCTAGAAGATGCGCGCAAGGCTGAGGAGGCTAGAAAGTTGGCTGAAGCCAGCCGAGCAGAGGCATTGCGCAAAGCTCAGGAAGAGAAAGCGGCGCAGGCGGCGCGCCTGGAAGAAGCGCGGAAGGCTGAGGAAGCCAGGAAGTTGGCCGAGGCCAAGCGAGCAGAGGCGATTCGCAAAGCTCAGGAAGCGAAGTTGGCCGCAGAAGCCAAGCGGGCGGAACAGGTCAAAAAAGCCGAGGAAGCCAAACGGATTGAGGAAGCACGGAAAGCTGAGGCGGTTCGCGTGGAGCAGGCTCGAAAGGCTGAGGAAGCCAGAAAAGTGGCCGAAGCCAAACAAGCCGAGGAAGCGCGCAAAGCAGCTGATGCCAAGCGGGCGGAGGCTGCACAAAAAAGCGCGGCAGTTCCTTCCTCCCCAGCGGCATCAGCCATTGTGCTGCCCGATTTGAAAGGTATGTCGCTGACCCCGGCGGCTATGCCGTCAATGGGGATGTTGATTACCCATTCTGATTTGCTGGATTTTGCGGATGGATTCAGTTTGGCGTTTGAGGTTGGGGATCAGCGTGCTCTGCGTACTTATTTTTCTGAAAAACTGCTGGCGGGAGATTCGCGCCTGAATAAATTGGAAAACTTGCTGTCGGAATCTCTGCAACCTGGCAGTGTCAGGAAACTTCGATTCAGCAATATCCAATGGGATATCGGTACAGGGAACGCATCCGGCAAAGGTGTTTTCCAGATCAGCGTAAAAAAGGGTGCGCAAGTCAAGAAGGCTTCTGGCAGAGTTAATATGCAATTGAGCGGCAAGGACGGACGTCTGGTGATCACTCAATTTGATTACAGCGGAAGTTAGTCAGCGTATGTCGCGATATTTGACTGGCGCTGTAAGAGGATTGTGGTTGGTTCTGTGTGCGACGCAGGTGGCTTGTGTTAGCACGGTGGAATACGAAAAGCGCATTTGGGATCAGGCAAATGCGGCGCAGCAGGAAAAAAATTATCGTACTGCATTTTCCTTTTATCAACAGGCGGCTGAACTGGGTGTCGTCGAAGCCCAGTACAATGTCGCGCAAATGTATCAGCAAGGTGTGGGGGTTGAACCAAATGTGGAAATGGCGCGCTGGTGGTATAGCCAGGCGGCAGAGGCGCGTTTGCCCCAGGCCCAATATCAGTTAGCAAAACTGTATCAGCAAGATGCTTCACCAAAATCTCAGGGTGTTGCCTGGACGTGGTTGCAGCGGGCTGCCGAGTCCGGTGATGCACAGGCGCAACTTGAAGTCGCACAGGCATATCACGCGGGCATCCTAACAGAAAAAGATTTAGTGGCAGCCCAAAAATGGTATTTGCGGGCAGCAGAACAAAATATTTCTGAAGCACAATTCCAGGCAGCGACCATGCTGGAACCCGATACGGGTATGGCAGCGGGAACCAAAGCCAATCGGTTGTTTCGATCGGCGGCCAAGGAAGGGCATTTGTTAGCGAAGGCTAAATTGGGAATTTACGAGATTTCCCAGGCGGAAACCGATGATGTTTCTGAAGCGTTTGAATTGTTAAAACAGGCAGCGGTGGAAGGGCATGCGGAGTCACAATACCAGTTGTCACTGCTGTACCTGCGCGGCAGAGGCGTGGAGCGTAATTTGGCGTATGCGTCGCATTGGTTGAAACAAGCTGCTGAGCAAGGCTGGCGAGAGGCGCAATACGATTTGGGCGTGCATTACATGCGTGGTGTAGGCGTTACCCAAAATCCAGTACGCGCCTACGAGTGGTTTGAGAAAGCCGCGGCACAAGATCACTCCGCCGCCAAAGGATTTTTGGCAACATTGTCATCCAGTTTGATCTTTGCTGTTGTTGCTAATAACGAAGAAGAGCAGTTGAATCGACTGCTGACGAATGGCGCAGATGTGAACGTGGTCGGTGACGCAGGATTTACACCGCTGCATTACGCGGTGAATGCACAGCATGCCTCGATGGTGCGCACATTGTTGGCGCGTGGAGCGAAAATCAATACGAAGAGTGATGATGGTTTTACTCCCCTGTTTATCGCTGTGACACGAGCCAATATGGAAATTGCCGGGATTCTGATTTCCAATGGGGCAGATGTGAATATTCGTGACAACAAGGGGGTTGCTGTATTGGATTATGCGATGTCAGGTGGTTCAGAGGTGTTGGTTCGTTTGCTGGCGGCCAATGGTGCCAGAAGCAATCAATACAGTGAAAATTAGAGCGTCCAGCTATACGCGACGGTGGCGGCGCTTTCCTGAATAGTCAATTCATGGGTTTTGCCATTCAGAGTGTAGTATGAATGGCTTAACAACAACGACCAGTTATTCCACTTTGATTCAAGCAACAGATTTAGTGATGGCTGGAATGCCACTCCACGCGGGGTTTGAATATCAGCCTCCAGCAACGTACCGTCGGCGTTCAGTGCGACCTTGCCTTTGTAATTCACCATGCTTAAGCCAGGGGCGATGCCTGCTTTAAAGTATCGTGTTTGAAAGCGATTGCCATACAAGTAAAACAATACGGGGCCAGCGTAGGCGTAATAGCCAGACAAGTGCTCTGATAGAACCTGATTCTGCTGATCTGTTTCGCTGCCATCAAGCTGGTAGGTGCTGGCGGTTGCGGTAAGCTGAGAGCCAAAATTGCTGTTATCCAGGAAATAAGCTCGGGAGTTTAGGCGAAAAAAATATGACGCCGTGGTCTGGGCTTGTAAATCTCCATGGGCACCGTTGTTGTGCTGTTTGATGTTGAAGCTGACTTGTTTCAGGGATGAGCCGACGAACAGTTCACTGTGGCGATGACGGTAATTGATGTTGCCGGTAATTAACTGCAGCGGCCGAGCTGAATCGGTGAAACTATCTTCGGCGGCATGCGCGGAGAAATTCATACCGAAAAACAACGCGCTGCCAACGAAGCAGAGGGTGCTGGGTAATGCTCGGTATGCGGCAGTTTTCATGGGCAGCTGGCTGTTTGGCAAAATTCCGAATCAGCGCCATTATAACGCATGGAACGAATAAAATAACGAAGATGTTTATATCGCCTACTGTGGGGCTTGGTTATGATCTGGTGTGACGAAACATTGGCGGAAAAAAGCCGTATAAATACGTATAAAATGTTGACGTCATAGGGATGATTCGATTAGATTTCAGCTACCAAAATCACGGATGTGATGATTCCAATGACAGCTAACAGTGCTACGCCATCAACCGCTGATCAGGGTAACCTCTCAGGCAAGTCTGGTGAGACTACTCGCTCTACACTCGTTTTGTCGTATCAGGCGCAGCTTATCCGTTTTTTAGCATTGGAATCGATCAGTCTGGATTCGGACGATAAACTGCGCAAGCAAATTGCCCGTTTGTTAGGCAAGACTCTGCAGTCTCTAAAAGACGACAGAAAACGGGACATAGCCGAGTCGCAATTGCAGGAATCAGACAAACTGATTCAGCAGTGGGAACGGGATTTTGAGCTTAGGCGCAAAGCATTGGTCGACAAGTCCGAAAATATGATTTCGCTGGCGGAGCGCAGCTTCTTGAGTTTGCAACCGACCAAAGTGAAAAATCTATCCAGTGATGACTTGGCGAATCACATTCGCGACTTGATCACACAAGCACGTGACATGCTCGATTCTGGAAATGCAGCGTCAGCAATGAGTTTGGCAAGAGAAGCGGTTGATGCACTGGTAGGCGACCGGCAGCGACTGTTGAAGCAAAAATCGAGTCATTTGTTTTCCGAAGAAGTTCGGCAAAGCATTGTTGATGTGCTGTCCTCTCCGTCAGTTCGCGTACATCATCGTGCGTTCGAGCTGGATGATATTCGTGGCCTTTCCGCGACGGCTGCAAAGCAGGGCGTCGCTGTGATTAAGATCGCAGTTGTTGCCCGTGCCGCAGAGTTGGCATCCATTCTGACGACTTTGTCAGGCAACAATGCTGCAGCACCACTGAGTGCTGATGGGTTGCGATCGCAATCGGGTTTGAATCTGTTTCGCATCAGTATTCACCAAAAGTGTACCTTGTACGTTGCTGCAATTCCGATGGAAAAAGTTTCATCACAACTCAATTCAGAGAATTTGTTTTCCTTCGATACCGCTGAGGTTTTGGACCAGTTTGGAATTGGTCTGATTTATGTTGATGATATTAATGCAGTCAATCAAATGGAAAAATCTGCCATTGCGATGATGTTGCTGCGTTTTTCAGAAACGGCGATGCGCGTCACACGGAATAGAATTGGCCTTCGCGAAGAGCTGATTTCGCTGATTAAGGCAGTATAGTTTTTACTTAAGGAGTAATGTAAATGGCCAAAAACTTGGGACAGGTTCTGTCTGGATTCATGAATATTTCTGGCGTTTCCGCTGTGGCGGTGGTCGGTCGTGATGGATTTGTTATTCAGAGTACGGCGACAGCCAATGTTGACATGGATGCACTGGGTGCGATGGTAGCAACGGCCATTGGTACGGCAGAAAGCCTGGGGCGTGAATTCGGTATCGGTGATCTTGAACAATATTTGCTTGAATTCAAGCAAGGTAAAATCATTATGGCTGCGGCCAAAAATGACATTTTGGCGATCAAGACAGACACAACTGCGGTGATTGGCGCTATTCGCTATGCCGTTCGCAAGCACATTGATGAAGTTGTTGCTGCTCTTTAAACTGGCGTTGGGTAAGTAAATTAAGTAATGAGACAGCATTACAAGCTTGAAAAATTAGTTCGCATTAAAGGCGTTAATAGTGCGGTGCTGGCGACAAAAGATGGATTTTTGATTGATTACGCCAGTCGCGTGGCAGTCGATGCTGAAGGTTTGGCGTCGGTTGCTGCGATATCCGCTCAATCTCAGGGCACAATAGTCCGGTTTGCGCATTCGCATTTTTTGCAAAAGGTTATGCCAGGCAAAGAGATGGCTCTGCTGATCCGCAAGGAGCATACTTCCGGTGATCAGCTGGGACGAGATTGGCCGTTTGTGTTTCTGTTTTATTTGCAGGATAAGACGGTGGCGCTGGTATGTCATAGCAGAGTTGATTTGAAGCAAATGTTTCGTCAAATAATCATTGTGCTTGATTCGCTCGGGCTGCGAGGTTCAGGGCTTGCCTACGCGTAGGAATCAGGTTGATAGCAGGGAGTAGTTTGTGGGGCAGACCGATCATTTATTTCGCTGTATTGCACAGCTGATTAATTATCATGAAGAAGATTGGAATATTCTTCATGCCGAATCAAGCAAAATTGCAGGCTGGACCGAGGATATTGTTAAGGAATTTTACGATACGCTGTATGGCATGGATGAAGTTCGCGAGATTTTTTTTGATGGCGAACGGCCCAAGTTGGAAAATACGCTTAGACACTGGATTGTCAGTATCGTAAGCGGTCCGAAAACTCAGCTGTATTGGAATCACCAGTGGTACATTGCGCTGTTGCATGTCAAACGCGGCGTAAAGAATCTGTACATGCTTGGAATAATGAATCGGGTCCAGCAGTTATTTTTGGCAAAGTGTGTGGCCAATTACGAAGATAAGGAAAAAGCATTCCGAGTATTTAACGCGTTTTTGCGGATTTCTGGTGCGGTGTCAGCATTGATCGCGGAATGTTACGACGATGTACAGTCAACGAGCACAATCAATGGATTGAGTCGGGTTGGTATGAATCCCGCGTTGATTGACCGAATCAAGTCGCTGCAGATAGATAAAATGATTCAGGAAATAGAACGCGAAGGCCACTGATTCGCGCCGGTTGCGCTGCACCTCTCTTTTTCTTTTCGTGGGGGAAAGGGAGGGCTTTAATGGGGAGGCTTGGATGTTCCCGCTGCCAACGTCCCTTCGTGATGCTCTCTGATCCATGACGCGATTGGGTCTAGCATCCCTTCCACTGAGATCGTCATCGGTACCTGCTGAATGCCGATGTTCTGCAAATTTACCCCAAGTCGGGTAACATCAAAATCTTTCATGTAGGGCAAAAGATCAATTTTGCTGATGGCAACTAAGTCCGCACAACGAAATATTGTTGGATATTTGCAGGGTTTGTCGTCGCCTTCGGTGACGGATATCAGCACAATGTTGAAATTCTGGCCTAAATCATAGTCTGCGGGACAGACTAAATTCCCCACATTCTCGATAAATACAACATCCAATTCTGTTAGTGGCAATTGCTTGATGGCAGCACTGATCATGTGTGCGTTTAAATGGCATGCATGGCCGGTAGTGATTTGTATTACTGGCGCGAGCGTAGTTCGTATACGTTTTGCGTCATTGTCTGTCTGTAAGTCGCCGACAATGACACCGCAGTGTAATGGTGCCAGTTGCGGTATCAAATTCCGTAATAGCTCTGTTTTTCCAGAGCCAGGGGCTGACATGATGTTGATTACAGTGAGTCGATGAGTGTGGAAAAATTTTCGATTTTTCTCGGCCTGCAGTCGATTTTCGGCAAGCAATGAATGAGACAGTTCTATGTGATGTTCTTTGCTGAGAGCGCAACCACAGTCAGTACACATTTTATGCGTAGTCCATTCCACTAATCATCATTTCATTTCCACTCAATACGTGGCCAACATGACCACATTGCGGGCAGCGAAGATCGTTTATTTTAGCCTCCGCATCCATTTGACAATGAGGGCAATGAATCATGAGTGGTGATTGCTCGATGTCCAATTCTGTCTCGCTAAAGCGGGACTCTTTTGGGGAGTGCTCGAATGCAAATTGTAACAGGGGGATGTCAACCGCCGCCAGTGCGCCAATTTTCAATGAAATACGAGAGACTTTACGAGCGCGGACTTGTTCAGCAATGTGGCTGGCTTGGTCGAGCAAACTTTTACACAAAGATAGCTCATGCATTTTTTGCCTCGTTAATCAGCGCGAGGTTATATTGGGCTTGTTCAGGATCAATTTTTTCGATGGCAAAGCCAATGTGTACCAGCAAGAAGTCGCCAACGGTGAGTGGCTGATTCTTAACCAAATATATATTGACTTGACGTTGGACTTCCCCAGCAGAGCATAGGGCGGTGTCGCCGTTGATTTGTAAAATCTGCATGGGGATCGCTAGGCACATCGGTGGAGTATAACGCAAAACTCGGCAGGTGAATAATTGACCTTGTGCGGGTGTTGGGTGCACACTGACGTATCGAATATACGGGATTTATGATCGAGATGCGAGTTGGTGAATCTGGCTATTTTCCCCGTGGTCAATTGCAGGACCTGCTAACCGTGCTGTCCCTGCAGGGATATGATTGCATAGGCCCGACCCTGAATGATGGTGCGGTGGTTTATCGTCCGGTCACCCATGTCGATCAGTTTCCCCTGGGGATATTTGATGTTCAGGCAGCGGGTGAATACCGCTATGAACAGTCATCGGCATCGGCCAGACAATTTTCCTGGGCCAATGGTGCGCAGTGTTTGAAACCGCTGGTTTTCAAGCCTAGAGAAGTTTTATGGCAATCAATACGCACTGATTCGGCACTTAGTTTTGACAGTGTCTTGTCGAATGTGCGGCCAACGGCAGTTATCGGGGTGCGTGCTTGTGATTTGGCGGCACTTGCGCTGTCTGACGCGCATTTTTTGCACGGTGAGGTTTGCGACCAGCATTACAAAGAACGTCGTGAAAAATTATTGTTAATTGCAGTGAATTGTACACACCCTTCAGCCAATTGTTTTTGTGCCTCAACCGGGGATGGGCCAACGGTTGTGAAAGGGGCTGATCTTGTCCTTGATGAGTTGGATGAGGGGTTTGCAGTTTCTGTGTTCAGCCAAATCGGTGAACAGTTGATCGAGAAGCTGACTGTTGACTCACTAACGTCAGATCAACATCAATCTATCAGTATGCAACGCGCATCAGCAGTTACTGCGCAGTCACGATCTGTTCCATTCATGAAAGGGAAATTGTCTGCGCTCGCGGCTCATACAAAGTGGCAGGAGATTGCACAGCAGTGCCTGAGTTGTGGTAATTGTACCGCTGTGTGTCCTAGCTGTTTTTGTCATTCACAAACATCGCAAGTCTCACTGGATTTGGAGCATGTTGAGCAAAGCCGGCAATGGGATTCTTGTTTTAATACGGATCACAGTTATATTCATGGTTTTGTGGTGCGAGCAGAAACGTCGCATCGCTATCGCCAGTGGCTAACCCACAAATTTGATTATTGGCATGAGCAATATGGTCGCTCAGGGTGTACAGGATGCGGTCGGTGCATTACCTGGTGTCCCGTAGGGATTGATGTCACGAAATTGCTCAACGAATTTTCCGAGATTGCTCATGAGTAGTTGGCCGCTGGTTGTTCCCGCCGAAGTGGAAATTGTCGATCGAATCCAGGAGGCACCTAATATATTCACCTGGTCGTTGCGTTTTACCGACAGCAAAATCAATGCAGATTATCGCTGCATGCCCGGCCAATTCAATATGCTGTACATGCATGGCGTTGGTGAAATTCCCATTTCCATTGTTGGTCAGGATGAAGATCGCGCCACAATTACCCATACCATCCAAGCCGTAGGACGAGTGACCGATGCTATGGCCAAGTTGGGAGTGGGCGATCGATTGGGTTTGCGTGGACCGTTTGGTCGCGGTTGGCCGCTACGCGAATCACATGGCCGGGATTTGGTGATTGTGACGGGTGGTTTGGGATGTGCACCTGTGGTGGCGGTGATTCATCATGCGATGGCGAATCGCCAGCAGTATGGTCGAATTGTCATTATGCAGGGCGTGAAGCACGCCAATGATTTGTTGTGGCGAAAAAGTTACGAACAGTGGGCGATGCTGCCTGATGTTCAGGTGTTGTTGGCTGCCGATGTTGCTGTACCGGGATGGTCCTGGGCAACGGGACGTTTGACAGCATTGCTTGATCAAGCACGCTTTGATCAAAAAAATTGCATGGTGATGATGTGCGGTCCCGAGGCAATGATGGGCATCATGGCTGAACAGTTAATCGATCAAGGTGTAGACAGTAGTGAAATCTGGCTAAGTATGGAAAGAAGCATGAACTGCGCGATTGGTCATTGCGGGCATTGCCAATTGGGACCACATTTTATTTGCAAAGACGGTCCGGTTTATCCCTATCCAGAAATTTGTGATCATTTAGCGGTGCGGGGAATTTGATATGCAGCAAAAGCCTCGTTTAGCCGTGCATAAGTTTTCTTCCTGCGACGGCTGTCAACTGGCCATATTGAATATGGGTGACAAGTTAATTCAGTTGGCGAAGTTGGTGGATATTGTGCATTTTGTTGAAGCGGGCGTGGTCAATGAAAATGCGATGGCAGATATTGCATTGGTCGAAGGAAGTATCTCTACTGCTCATGATTTGCAGCGTATTCAGCGTGTTCGTGAAAACAGCAAAATGCTGGTTAGTATCGGTGCCTGTGCGACTTCTGGAGGTTTGCAGGCACTGCGAAATATTTATGACGACGGCCAATGGCTCGGTGAATTATACGCCAGCCCGCAATACATCGACTCATTGAAAACCAGTGCAGCAATTAACGAATCGGTCAAAGTGGATTTTGAACTTTGGGGATGTCCTATCAGCAGTGACCAAATAATTGCTTTGGTTGCGGGCGTTCTGCATGGTGCTCGACCACGGCAAGATAAACAAAATGTCTGCATGGAATGTAAGCGCCAGCAGAATAACTGTGTGATGGTTGCGATGAAAATCCCCTGCATGGGAGCGGTAACACACAATGGCTGTGGCGCACTTTGTCCATCTTTTGGTCGGGATTGTTATGGATGTTATGGGCCCGCCGAACACATCAATACCGATGCACTTTCCCAGCGGTTCGCTGGCTTGGGCTTGACGAACCTGCAGCGGCGCCATCGTTTTCACTTGATACACAGTCATTCAGCTGATTTTAGACAGGCAGGTGAGAGGGCAGACCATGATTGAAAAGCACATAGAAATTCATGTGCCCGCACTGGCTAGAGTCGAGGGTGAAGGTGCACTGACCTTGCTGATCAAGGATGAACAGATTACAGATCTTAAATTTAGTATCTACGAACCACCACGATTTTTTGAGAAGTTTTTAGTTGGTCGTAGTGCCGATGAAGTCATCGATGTTGTGGCCAGAATTTGTGGTATTTGTCCGGTGGCGTATCAGATGTCGGCGGTCAATGCTCTTGAGGCAATTGCCAGCATTAAGCCCGATCAGCAGATAGTGCAATTGCGACAGGTTATGTATGCTGGCGAATGGATTCAAAGTCATGGATTGCATATTTTTCTGTTGGCAGCACCGGATTATTTTGGTTGCAATAGCGTCGTTGAATTGTCAGCCAAATACCCGGATCACGTGCGGCGTGGTTTGTTTATACAAAATGTCGGTAATCAGTTGATTAAATTGTTCGGTGGGCGATCCGTGCATCCTGTTGGTGTTCGCATCGGTGGTTTTTATTCCATGCCGGATCAAAACAAAATACAGGAAATGCTTTCTTTGCTCCAACAAGGACTGGATGAGGCCGAGGCTATGCTTACTTGGTTGTGTAGTTTTGATTTGCCGGATGATCAGCAATCGTTTGTTAGTGTTGCCATGGGTGGGGATGAATATCCGCTGTATGTTGGTAGCAGTATTATCAGCAACGCCGGCCATGGCTTCGCCATCGATCAATTTGAAAATCATATCGAAGAGTTTCAAGTACCGCATTCCACCGCATTTCACGCGCTGCTGGATGGCAAGCCCTATCTTGTGGGGCCGCTGGCACGGATGAATTTGCATCACGATAAACTACCTGCTGAATTGCAACAATTGATGCGGCGACACGGTCTGAGTTTCCCCAGTGCCAATATGTTTCACAGCACGATTGCCCGTGCGATTGAAATAATTTATGCCATGCTGACGGCAAAGAAAGCCCTGCAAAATTTGGAGTCTCATGCATCACTTGTTGCGACTACGCTTTCTGCTGGAACTGGTTTTGGCTGTACCGAGGCTCCACGGGGATTGTTGTGGCAACGTTACACGACAGGCAATGACGGTCATATTGTTAATGCTCGCATTGTTCCTCCCACCAGTCAAAATCAGGCTCGCATTGAGGAAGATTTGCGTTTGTCGCTGACCCGGTTTGGGTTGGATCAATCCGAGGATGCGTTACGCCTTCATGGCGAAAAAGTAATTCGCAATTACGACCCCTGTATTTCCTGCGCAACCCATTTCCTCGATTTAAAGATTCAACGCACATGAGTTTGTCTGCGCCGATTCATGTGCTGGGAGTGGGTTCCATTTATGGTAATGATACTTTCGGCTGGAAATTAATTGATGAATTGGCAAAGCGTGACTCGGGTTATGTGCTGCACAAATTGATTAATCCCATGGTGGAATTGATTCCGGCCATTCGTGGTGCAGGTGCGGTAATCGTGGTGGATTTTTTGTCTGGCGCGGAAGATGAGATTTATTTTGATCATTATTCACGCTGGCAACCCAAGGGTGAGCGTTTTTCAAGCCACGGATTGGGAATTGTTGAGTCATTACAGGTGGCGCATCATCTGGGTGTCTTGCCGGAGGATTGTTTTGTTTATGCGGCTGCTTGGGATGGGCTGAATATCGAGGAACAGTGTGAAAGTTTTTTGAACAGGCTGGACGCTGGCGTGGTTGGATCACGATCTGTCGCGCTATAATGCCGAACTTATAAAAACAACAACGGGGTGGAGCATGTCAAATTCGATTTGGATGGCTATTGTTGGCGTGGTGGTGTTGTCTATCCTCTACAAGGTGATTCGCACCAAGCAACAACATGCGGCGGCAATGAACGTGATTTTCGCGAAATATACGTTTGAAAAATTGTCAGAAGAAAA includes:
- a CDS encoding ankyrin repeat domain-containing protein; this encodes MSRYLTGAVRGLWLVLCATQVACVSTVEYEKRIWDQANAAQQEKNYRTAFSFYQQAAELGVVEAQYNVAQMYQQGVGVEPNVEMARWWYSQAAEARLPQAQYQLAKLYQQDASPKSQGVAWTWLQRAAESGDAQAQLEVAQAYHAGILTEKDLVAAQKWYLRAAEQNISEAQFQAATMLEPDTGMAAGTKANRLFRSAAKEGHLLAKAKLGIYEISQAETDDVSEAFELLKQAAVEGHAESQYQLSLLYLRGRGVERNLAYASHWLKQAAEQGWREAQYDLGVHYMRGVGVTQNPVRAYEWFEKAAAQDHSAAKGFLATLSSSLIFAVVANNEEEQLNRLLTNGADVNVVGDAGFTPLHYAVNAQHASMVRTLLARGAKINTKSDDGFTPLFIAVTRANMEIAGILISNGADVNIRDNKGVAVLDYAMSGGSEVLVRLLAANGARSNQYSEN
- a CDS encoding roadblock/LC7 domain-containing protein, with translation MAKNLGQVLSGFMNISGVSAVAVVGRDGFVIQSTATANVDMDALGAMVATAIGTAESLGREFGIGDLEQYLLEFKQGKIIMAAAKNDILAIKTDTTAVIGAIRYAVRKHIDEVVAAL
- a CDS encoding roadblock/LC7 domain-containing protein gives rise to the protein MRQHYKLEKLVRIKGVNSAVLATKDGFLIDYASRVAVDAEGLASVAAISAQSQGTIVRFAHSHFLQKVMPGKEMALLIRKEHTSGDQLGRDWPFVFLFYLQDKTVALVCHSRVDLKQMFRQIIIVLDSLGLRGSGLAYA
- a CDS encoding protoglobin domain-containing protein; translation: MGQTDHLFRCIAQLINYHEEDWNILHAESSKIAGWTEDIVKEFYDTLYGMDEVREIFFDGERPKLENTLRHWIVSIVSGPKTQLYWNHQWYIALLHVKRGVKNLYMLGIMNRVQQLFLAKCVANYEDKEKAFRVFNAFLRISGAVSALIAECYDDVQSTSTINGLSRVGMNPALIDRIKSLQIDKMIQEIEREGH
- the hypB gene encoding hydrogenase nickel incorporation protein HypB, whose protein sequence is MEWTTHKMCTDCGCALSKEHHIELSHSLLAENRLQAEKNRKFFHTHRLTVINIMSAPGSGKTELLRNLIPQLAPLHCGVIVGDLQTDNDAKRIRTTLAPVIQITTGHACHLNAHMISAAIKQLPLTELDVVFIENVGNLVCPADYDLGQNFNIVLISVTEGDDKPCKYPTIFRCADLVAISKIDLLPYMKDFDVTRLGVNLQNIGIQQVPMTISVEGMLDPIASWIREHHEGTLAAGTSKPPH
- a CDS encoding hydrogenase maturation nickel metallochaperone HypA produces the protein MHELSLCKSLLDQASHIAEQVRARKVSRISLKIGALAAVDIPLLQFAFEHSPKESRFSETELDIEQSPLMIHCPHCQMDAEAKINDLRCPQCGHVGHVLSGNEMMISGMDYA
- a CDS encoding HypC/HybG/HupF family hydrogenase formation chaperone, with the translated sequence MCLAIPMQILQINGDTALCSAGEVQRQVNIYLVKNQPLTVGDFLLVHIGFAIEKIDPEQAQYNLALINEAKNA
- a CDS encoding 4Fe-4S dicluster domain-containing protein: MLSLQGYDCIGPTLNDGAVVYRPVTHVDQFPLGIFDVQAAGEYRYEQSSASARQFSWANGAQCLKPLVFKPREVLWQSIRTDSALSFDSVLSNVRPTAVIGVRACDLAALALSDAHFLHGEVCDQHYKERREKLLLIAVNCTHPSANCFCASTGDGPTVVKGADLVLDELDEGFAVSVFSQIGEQLIEKLTVDSLTSDQHQSISMQRASAVTAQSRSVPFMKGKLSALAAHTKWQEIAQQCLSCGNCTAVCPSCFCHSQTSQVSLDLEHVEQSRQWDSCFNTDHSYIHGFVVRAETSHRYRQWLTHKFDYWHEQYGRSGCTGCGRCITWCPVGIDVTKLLNEFSEIAHE
- a CDS encoding FAD/NAD(P)-binding protein, which codes for MSSWPLVVPAEVEIVDRIQEAPNIFTWSLRFTDSKINADYRCMPGQFNMLYMHGVGEIPISIVGQDEDRATITHTIQAVGRVTDAMAKLGVGDRLGLRGPFGRGWPLRESHGRDLVIVTGGLGCAPVVAVIHHAMANRQQYGRIVIMQGVKHANDLLWRKSYEQWAMLPDVQVLLAADVAVPGWSWATGRLTALLDQARFDQKNCMVMMCGPEAMMGIMAEQLIDQGVDSSEIWLSMERSMNCAIGHCGHCQLGPHFICKDGPVYPYPEICDHLAVRGI
- a CDS encoding sulfhydrogenase subunit delta; translation: MQQKPRLAVHKFSSCDGCQLAILNMGDKLIQLAKLVDIVHFVEAGVVNENAMADIALVEGSISTAHDLQRIQRVRENSKMLVSIGACATSGGLQALRNIYDDGQWLGELYASPQYIDSLKTSAAINESVKVDFELWGCPISSDQIIALVAGVLHGARPRQDKQNVCMECKRQQNNCVMVAMKIPCMGAVTHNGCGALCPSFGRDCYGCYGPAEHINTDALSQRFAGLGLTNLQRRHRFHLIHSHSADFRQAGERADHD
- a CDS encoding Ni/Fe hydrogenase subunit alpha yields the protein MIEKHIEIHVPALARVEGEGALTLLIKDEQITDLKFSIYEPPRFFEKFLVGRSADEVIDVVARICGICPVAYQMSAVNALEAIASIKPDQQIVQLRQVMYAGEWIQSHGLHIFLLAAPDYFGCNSVVELSAKYPDHVRRGLFIQNVGNQLIKLFGGRSVHPVGVRIGGFYSMPDQNKIQEMLSLLQQGLDEAEAMLTWLCSFDLPDDQQSFVSVAMGGDEYPLYVGSSIISNAGHGFAIDQFENHIEEFQVPHSTAFHALLDGKPYLVGPLARMNLHHDKLPAELQQLMRRHGLSFPSANMFHSTIARAIEIIYAMLTAKKALQNLESHASLVATTLSAGTGFGCTEAPRGLLWQRYTTGNDGHIVNARIVPPTSQNQARIEEDLRLSLTRFGLDQSEDALRLHGEKVIRNYDPCISCATHFLDLKIQRT